The genomic window CGGAGCGCCACGCCCCGCGGGACACATGCTAGCGATGCCCGAGCGGGCATGTCAGCAGGCACGGCGGGATTCGGGGGCTGACCGCCGTCGTCACGGGTGGGTAGCCTGACAGCAACCGTCAGCGGAAGGACCACCATGACCGACCCCACTCCCCCCGTACCGCCGCTCCCCGACCAGCCCGCCGCCGAGGCGGCCCGCTCGGCCGGCACGCCGGCCGAGGCATCCGCCCCCGCCTACGACCCGGCGAGCGACCCGGACGACACCGGTGTGCCGACGTCGCTCCACGACGACGCCGCCGCGGTCGGCCGGGGGTTCTTCTCCGCCCTGTTCGACCTGAGCTTCCGCACGTTCATCACGCGGCGCCTCGCGAGCGTGTTCTACCTGGTCGGGCTGATCGTGATCGCGATCGGGTTCATCGTGTATCTCGTGAACGGCATCGTCGGCGGCGCCTCCCTCCTGTGGATCAACGCCGGCGCAGGGATCACCGCGATCATCGCGACCCTCATCCTCGTGCCGCTGATCTCGTTCATCGCGATCATCGGCCTGCGGTTCATCATCGAGGCCGTCGTCGCGCTCATCGCGATCGCCGAGAACACCGAGCGGACGGCCCAGCACACCCGGCGCTGATCCCGGTCAGGCGAAGAGCTCGATCTCGCCGGCCGCCGCGCCGTCGCGCACCCGCAGGCCCGCAGCATCCGCCCACCGCAGGAACCCGGCGCGCGACGACACCCGCGGGCGTTCGACGGCGAGGCGACGGACGAGCGCGCCCTTCGCGTGCTTGTTGAAGTGGTTGAGCGCCCGCACGGCGCCGCCCTCGCCCTCAGAGACCACGCGCACGTAGACGGAGGCGACGCCTTCGGGCACGGGCCCGAGCGCGACGTAGGCCTCCGAGCGCAGATCGAGCACGAAGCGCGGCTGCTCGCCCGCAAGCGCGGCGGTGACGGCGTCCGCCCACAGCCGCTTGAGACTCGGCAGCCCGGGGAGGGACGCCGATGCGCCGAGCCGGTACGCCGGAATCGCGTCGAGGGCGCCCACCGGGCCGAAGGGGGCGGAGTGGACGCGCACGTGCGCACCGATCCAGCGCCGGGAGACGGTGGGGAGGGATGCCGCGTCCAGCGCGTCGAACAGCACGCCGGTGTAGCGGTCGATCGCGGGCATCGTCGGGGCTTCCCGGAGTGCGGCGTTCACGGCGATCTCGCGGAGCTGGGTCTCGCCCAGTCTGAGCACGCGGGCCGCCTCCGCCTCATCCGCCGACAGCGCGACGAGCGCGTCGACGACGGCGTCGCGCTGCGGGGTCAGCGACGGAAGGGCGAGGGATGCCGCGTCCAGCGGTCGCCGGCGACCGCCCGGCCTCTTGGTCTCGGACGGCGGGAGAAGGATCAGCATGGGCGCTCCCCGGAAGACGACTCGGCCGGCCCCGCGAGGGAGCCGGCCGAGGTCTGATGTGTTCGCGTCAGGAGATGAGCGCCGCGTTGCCGGCGACGATCGTGAGATCGTCCCCCTCCATGGAGAGGAATCCGTCCTGTGCGTTGGCGATGATCTTCGTGCCCGAGGTCTGGGTGATCCGCACCTGGCCCTCGGCGAGGATCGCCAGCACGGGCTCGTGCCCGGACATGAAGCCGATCTCGCCCTCGACGGTCTTGGCGACGACGAGCGACGCCTCTCCCGACCAGACCTCCGCATCGGCGGAGACGAGACTCACTTTGAGCGGCATGATCAGCCGTTCTCCTTCTGGATGCGCGCCCAGTTCTCCTCGACGTCGGCGATGCCGCCGACGTTGAAGAACGCCTGCTCGGCCACGTGGTCGAAGTCGCCCTTCACGATCGCGTCGAACGACTCGATGGTCTCCTTGATCGGGACCGTCGAACCCTCGACACCGGTGAACTTCTTTGCCATGTAGGTGTTCTGCGAGAGGAACTGCTGGATGCGGCGTGCACGCGACACGACGATCTTGTCCTCTTCGGAGAGCTCGTCGACACCGAGGATCGCGATGATCTCCTGGAGCTCCTTGTTCTTCTGGAGGATCTGCTTGACAGCCGTGGCCACGCGGTAGTGGTCGTCGCCGATGTAGCGCGGGTCGAGGATGCGGCTCGTCGACGTCAGCGGGTCGACGGCCGGGTAGAGACCCTTCGACGCGATCTCGCGCGAGAGCTCGGTCGTGGCGTCGAGGTGGGCGAAGGTCGTCGCCGGAGCCGGGTCGGTGTAGTCGTCGGCGGGGACGTAGATCGCCTGGAGCGAGGTGATCGAGTGACCGCGCGTCGAGGTGATGCGCTCCTGGAGCACGCCCATCTCGTCGGCGAGGTTCGGCTGGTAGCCCACCGCGGACGGCATGCGGCCGAGCAGCGTCGAGACTTCGGAGCCCGCCTGCGTGAAGCGGAAGATGTTGTCGATGAAGAGGAGCACGTCCTGCTTCTGGACGTCGCGGAAGTACTCCGCCATGGTCAGCGCCGAGAGGGCGACACGAAGACGCGTCCCCGGCGGCTCGTCCATCTGGCCGAACACGAGGGCGGTCTTGTCGAAGACGCCCGCCTCCTCCATCTCATGGATGAGGTCGTTGCCCTCACGGGTGCGCTCGCCGACACCGGCGAACACCGACACACCACCGTGGTCCTGCGCGACGCGCTGGATCATCTCCTGGATGAGGACCGTCTTGCCGACGCCGGCGCCGCCGAAGAGGCCGATCTTTCCGCCGAGCACGTACGGCGTCAGCAGGTCGATGACCTTGATGCCGGTCTCGAACATCTGCGTCTTCGACTCGAGCTGGTCGAAGTTCGGCGCCTTGCGGTGGATCGGCCAGCGCTCGGTGACCTCGATCTTCTCGCCGGGCTCGGCGTTGAGGACCTCGCCGATGACGTTGAAGACCTTGCCCTTGGTGACGTCGCCGACGGGGACGGTGATCTGCTCCCCGGTGTCGCGCACCTCCTGGCCGCGGACGACGCCGTCGGTGGGCTTGAGCGCGATGGCGCGGACGAGGTCGTCGCCCAGGTGCTGCGCGACCTCGAGCGTGATCTCGTTCGACTCGCCGTCGATCACGATGGTGGTCTTGAGAGCGTTGTAGATGTCGGGGATCGAGTCGTGCGGGAACTCGATGTCCACGACGGGACCGGTCACGCGCGCGACGCGGCCGACGACCGCGGTCTCGGTCTTCTCTGCGGTGAGGCTCATGGCTTCTTCTCTTTCGTGTGGTCTATTTGCCCGACGCCAGAGCGTCGGCGCCGCCGACGATCTCGGCGATCTGCTGCGTGATCTCGGCCTGGCGTGCGTTGTTGCGCAGGCGGGTGTAGTCGGTGATGAGCTTGTCGGCGTTGTCGCTGGCGGACTTCATCGCCTTCTGCGTCGCGGCGTGCTTCGCGGCCGACGACTGCAGGAGTGCGTTGAAGACGCGGCTCTGGATGTACACCGGCAGGAGCGCGTCGAGCACCGTCTCGGCGTCCGGCTCGAACTCGTAGAGCGGGTACACCTGCGCGGTGGCCGACTCCTCGGCCTCGACGACCTCGAGCGGCAGAAGCCGCACGGTCTCGGGCGTCTGGGTCATCATGCTGACGAAGCGGTTGTAGACGAGGTTGATCTCGTCGACGCCGCCATCCTCGCCGCTGCGGTCGTACGCGTCGAGCAGCGTCGCCGCGATCTCCTCGGCCGTGGTGAAGTGAGGGGTGTCGGTGTCACCCGTCCACTCGGCGGCGGCAGCCATGCGACGGAACTGGAAGTACCCGACGGCCTTGCGGCCGATGAGGTAGAAGACCGGCTCCTTGCCCTGCTGCCGCAGCAGCTCGGCCAGCTCGAGACCCTCGCGGAGGATCTGCGAGTTGAACGCGCCCGCGAGACCGCGGTCGGACGCGAAGATCACGACAGCCGAACGGCTGATGACCTCGCGCTCCTTCGTGAGCGGGTGCTCCACGTTCGAGTGCGTCGACACGGCGGAGACGGCTCGCGTCACGGCACGCGCGAAGGGCGAGGACGCGCGCACTCGCGCCATCGCCTTCTGGATGCGCGAAGCCGCGATGAGCTCCATCGCCTTCGTGATCTTCTTGGTCGTCTGAGCAGTGCTGATCTTCTGCTTGTAGACCCGGAGTTGTGCGCCCATTGTCGTAGTCCGGCGCCGCCTTAGCGGCGACCCTTGACGATCTTCTCCTGGTTCACGTCGTCGGCCTCTGCCGCCGCGACCTCTTCGTGGCCGGGCTTGGAGATCGTCTGGCCCTTGCCGGCCCGGAACTCGAGGATGAAATCGTCGGTCTTCTTGGTGAGCTCGGCGACGGTGTCGTCGTCGAGGACGTTGGTCTCGCGGAGCGTGTCGAGCACCGTCGTGTTGCGACGCAGGTAGTCGAGCAGCTCGCGCTCGAACGACAGCACGTCCTCGACCTCGATCGAGTCGAGCTTGCCGTTGGTGCCGGCCCAGATCGAGACGACCTGCTCCTCCACCGGGTACGGCGAGTACTGCGGCTGCTTGAGCAGCTCGGTCAGGCGCGCGCCGCGTGCCAGCTGACGACGGGATGCCGCATCCAGGTCGCTCGCGAACATCGCGAACGCCTCGAGCGAGCGGTACTGGGCGAGCTCGAGCTTGAGCGTCCCGGAGACCTTCTTGATCGACTTGACCTGCGCGTCACCGCCGACTCGCGAGACCGAGATTCCGACGTCGACCGCGGGACGCTGGTTGGCGTTGAAGAGGTCGGACTGGAGGAAGATCTGGCCGTCGGTGATCGAGATCACGTTGGTCGGGATGTAGGCCGAGACGTCGTTGGCCTTGGTCTCGATGATCGGCAGACCCGTCATCGAACCGGCCCCGAGCTCGTCCGAGAGCTTCGCGCAGCGCTCGAGCAGACGCGAGTGCAGGTAGAAGACGTCACCGGGGTACGCCTCGCGGCCCGGCGGGCGGCGGAGCAGCAGCGACACGGCGCGGTAGGCCTCGGCCTGCTTGGTCAGGTCGTCGAAGATGATCAGGACGTGCTTGCCGTCGTACATCCAGTGCTGGCCGATGGCCGAGCCGGTGTACGGGGCAAGGTACTTGAAGCCGGCCGGGTCGGAAGCCGGGGCCGCGACGATCGTCGTGTACTCCATGGCGCCGGCGTCTTCGAGCGCGCCCTTGACGGCGGCGATCGTCGAGCCCTTCTGGCCGATGGCGACGTAGATGCAGCGCACCTGCTTGTTGACGTCGCCCGACTCCCAGTTGGCCTTCTGGTTGATGATCGTGTCGATCGCGATCGCCGTCTTGCCGGTCTGGCGGTCGCCGATGATCAGCTGACGCTGGCCGCGGCCGACGGGGATCATCGCGTCGATCGCCTTGATGCCGGTCTGGAGCGGCTCGTGCACCGACTTGCGCTGCATGACGCCCGGGGCCTGCAGCTCGAGGGCGCGACGGCCCTCGACGCCGGTGATCTCGCCGAGCCCGTCGATCGGGTTGCCGAGCGGGTCCACGACGCGGCCGAGGTAGCCCTCGCCCACCTGGACCGACAGGACCTCGCCGGTGCGCGTGACGGGCTGGCCGGCCTCGACGCCGGAGAACTCGCCAAGGACGACGACACCGATCTCGTGCTCGTCGAGGTTCTGCGCGAGGCCGAGCGTGCCGTCCTCGAACGTCACCAGCTCGTTGGCCATGACGCCCGGCAGGCCCTCGACGTGGGCGATGCCGTCGGCGGCGTCGATGACGGTGCCGACCTCGGTCGCCGCTGCCCCGGTGGGCTCGTACGCGGCGACGAAATCCTTCAGCGCGTCACGGATGACGTCGGGGCTGATTGACAGTTCTGCCATTGTCTTCCCTTTGTTTCAAAGTTCTTGTTGTGGGGCGTGGCCCCGAGATCTCCGCCGGTGGCGGGAAGTCTGTGTCAGCCGGCCAGGCGCTGACGGAGGTCGGCGAGCCGTGCCGACACGCTCGCGTCGATCACGTCGTCGGCGATCTGCACACGCAGTCCGCCGACCACGGTCGGGTCGACGACGGTGTTGAGCGACACCTTCTTGCCGTAGCGCTGCGAGAGCGACGTCGCCAGGCGGTCGACCTGCGCGGTGCTCAGCGGCGCCGCGGCGAAGACCGTGGCGACGGTGCGGCCGCGCTGATCGGCGACGAGGCGGGTCGCCCGCGACAGCAGCTGACGGATGCGACGCTCACGCGGCTGCTGCGCGAGCGATGCCGCGATCAGGGCCGTCGCGGCGCTCGCGCGGCCGTCGAGCAGCGTGTGCACGAGCGTCGCCTTGGCCGACGCGTCTCCGAGCCGGCTGCCCAGGGCGAGCTCGAGCTCGGAGTTCTCGGCCACCGTGCGGGAGAAGCGGAACAGCTCCTCCTCGACGTCGGCGGTCGGCTCGGCCACGGCGGCCGCGCGGACGGCGAGCTCTTCGATGCCGTCGACGAGGTCGGATGCCCGCGACCAGCGCTGCTCGACCGCGGTCGTCAGCAGCGAGACCGTCGCCGGCGCGAACGACGGACCGAAGACGGCGGTGACGACCTGGCGGCGAGCATCGACGGGCGCTGCGGAGTCGGCGAGCGCGCCGCTCAGCTGCGACGAGTCGCCCACGGCGCGCGCCGCGGCGAAGAGCTCGCCGGCCACGTCGAGGTCGACGCCCGACGCGGCGTCGAGCGCCTTCGTCGTCGCCGCCAGTGCCTGAGTGGTCGCGCTGCCCATTACTTCGACGCCTTCTCTGCCTCGGATGCCTCGAGCTCGGCCAGGAAGCGGTCGACGACGGCCTGAGCCTTCTTGTCGTCGGACAGCGCCTCGCCGATCACGCCGCCGGCGAGGTCGAGGGCGAGCGTGCCCACCTCGCTGCGCAGCGACACGAGCGCGGTCTGGCGCTCGGCCTCGATCTGGGAGTGAGCCGTCGCGGTCAGACGGGCGGCCTCTGCCGTGGCGGAGTCCTTCGCCTCTGCGACGATCTTCTTGCCGTCCTCACGGGCGGCGTCGCGGATCTCACCGGCTTCCTTGCGGGCGTCGGCGAGCTGCGCGGTGTACTCCTCGAGCGCCGCCTCGGCCTTGCGCTGGGCCTCGTCGGCCTTCGCGATGTTCCCCTCGATCGCCGCAGAGCGCTCGTCGAGCAGCTTCTTCATCCGAGGAAGGGCGACCTTCCAGAAGATGAAGAGGATGACGATGAAGCACACCGACGACCAGATGATGTCGTACCACGCGGGGATGAGAGGGTTGTGCGCCTCCGCACCCTCTTCCGCGGCGTACGCGACAAGAGCGTTCAGCATCCTGTCTCCTTAGTAGAGGTCGGTTGGATCACGCGTAGCCGAAGATGAAGCCGGTCGCGATGCCGATGAAGGCGAGCGCCTCGGTGAAGGCGATACCGATCCACATGAGCACCTGCAGACGACCGGCGAGCTCGGGCTGGCGAGCCACACCCTCGATCGTCTTGCCGACGACGATGCCCACACCGATGGCGGGGCCGATCGCGGCGAGGCCGTAGCCGACGGTGGCGATGGAACCGGTGACCTCGGCGAGAACCGTAGTTGCGTCCACGGGGGTTTTTCCTTTCGGTTGTGGGCGGCCCTGCGTTGTTCAGGTGCAGGGACGTCCCGTATCAGTGCTCTTCGGCGACCGCGAGCTGGATGTAGACCGCGGTCAGAAGGGCGAAGACGTAGGCCTGGAGGACAGCCACCAGGATCTCGAACAGGGTGAAGATGAAGCCGAACGCGAGGCTGCCGGCGCCGAGGATCGACCACCAGCCGCCCATCTCGAAGATGAAGAACTGCGTGGCGGCGAAGAACAGCACCAGGAGGAGGTGGCCGACCATCATGTTCATCAGGAGTCGCAGCGTCAGCGTGACGGGCCGGATGATGAACGTCGAGATGAGCTCGATCGGCGTGACGATGACGTAGATGGGCCACGGCACACCCGACGGGAACAGCGAGTTCTTGAAGAAGTTCTTCGGGCTCTTCTTGATGCCGGCGTAGATGAACGTCACGTAGCTGACGATCGCGAGCGTCAGCGGCACCGCGATGGTGCTCGTGCCGGCGATGTTCAGGAACGGGATGATGCCCGTGATGTTCATGAACAGGATCATGAAGAACATCGTCGTGAGGATCGGAAGGAAGCGCTGGGCGTCCTTCTTGCCGAGCAGGTCCTCGCCGATGTTCACCCGGACGAAGTCCAGGCCCATCTCGACGAGGCTCTGGAAGCGGCCGGGAACGACGCGCATGCGCCGGGTGCCGAGCCAGAAGATCACCACGACGGCGACCGTCGCGAGGAACTGGATCAGGTGGATCCGGGTGACCGGAACACCTGCGAGATTGAAGAGGATCTCCGGGAAGAACTCATCGATCGAAGGTCCGTGGAACTCCGGCGGAGCGTCCGCGGCAATGGGGGCGATCAGGGTCGCAGCATGAGTAAACAGCGCTGGCTCCAGCTTCGGGGCAACCGGTCAGGAACCGTTGCGACGATGGTCGATGAGCGTCACTCCGCGAGTGCTCGCTGGGCGAGCGGGCGGGCGCATAGAGAGCCTATCAAACTCGCGGGGCTCCCGATTCCGCTTCAGGCGCGCCGGGCCGATCGTCGGTGCGATCCCCCGCGTCGGGATCGGTCGGCAGCGCGATGTCGCTCACATGGGGCACGCGCATGCGCAGCAGGACCACGACGTCGACCGCAAGCGACGCGAGGATGCTGGCGACGACGGCGACGAAGAAGACCGCGGGATCGAGCCACGGCTGGCCCCGCAGCACGATCAGGATCACGAAGAACACGATGAACTTCAGGATCCAGCCGCCGAGCACGATCGCGAAGAAGACCGGCACGTACAGCGGATCGCCGTACCAGCGGTTGGCGATGAGGATGCTGATCACCGTGATCCCGAGGAATGCGGCCGCGACCAGCACGCCGAGCAGTGCGCTCCAGAGGCCGGTCGTGCCGGCGACGAGGAATCCGACCAGTCCGCCCACGACGGCGAGGACCGCGGTGACGATGCCCGCCCACACCAGCACGGTGCGGAGGATGGGGGTGCTCGAAACGGGGTTGGGGGTCATGCGGCGTCCTCCAGGACGGGCTCGGGGGCGGATGCGGGGGTGTGCCGCCGCGACGGCAGAAGCGTCACCACGAGGCACGCGGCGGCGCCGACGACGCCGAACGCGACACCGAGGAGATAGTCCCCGGGCCAGCCTTCGGACGTGCCGATGTACATGAGGAGGACGGCGAGGCTCACGATCGCCGTCCAGGCGTAGAAGATGATGACCGCGTCGCGGTCGGAGTGGCCCATGTCGAGCATCCGATGGTGCAGGTGCTTGCGATCGGGAGAGAACGGCGACTTGCCCTTGCTCATGCGTCGCACGACCGCGAGGCCGAAGTCGAGCAGCGGCAGCAGCACGACCACGACCGGCAGCAGGATCGGGATGAACGCGCCGAGCAGCTGGGAGCGCCCGAACTCGTCGTTGTCGCCGACCATCGCCGGGGTGATGTTGCCGGTGATCGCGATCGCCGAGCACGCCATCAGGAGGCCGAGCATGAGAGCCCCGGAGTCGCCCATGAACAGCTTGGCGGGACTCCAGTTGAGCGGGAGGAAGCCGATGCAGGTGCCGATGAGCACGGCCGCGATGAACGACGCGAGGTTGAAGAAGGTGCTCGCGCCGAGATCGCGCACCAGCATGTACGAGTAGGCGAAGAACACCGCGTTGGCGATGAGGCACACGCCCGCGACGAGCCCGTCGAGCCCGTCGATGAAGTTCACGGCGTTCATCACGATGACGATCGAGAAGACCGTGAGGGTGAAGCTCATCCAGCTCGACCCGATCGCGATGCCGCCGATGGGGAGCGAATAGATCTGGAGCTCGCCGAACCACGCGATGATCCCCGCGGCGAGGAACTGGGCGCCCAGCTTGATCATCCAGTCGAGATCCCAGATGTCGTCGGCGACGCCGATCAGGACGATGAGGAACGTCGCGCCGAGGATCGCCCACACCTGGGCGGGATTGTTCCAGATCGTCGCGAAGAACGGATGCTGCGACGACACCACGAATGCGGCGGCCACGCCGAGGAACATGGCGATGCCGCCGAGGCGCGGAGTCGGCGTCTTGTGGACGTCGCGCTCGCGGATGCCGGGGTACAGCTTGTACTTGAGACTCAGCCGCCAGACCGTCCACGAGAGCGCGAACGTGATCGCCGCCGTGAAGAGGATCGTGAAGACGTACTGCTTCACGGGCTCGCCGGGTGGTCGGGCTCGGGCTCGAGCAGGTCGCCGAGCACCTCGCGGAGCTGCTCGCGGCTGACCGCGCCCTCGCGCAGCACCCGCACGAGCGCCTCCTGGCCCCCGACGAGGCTCGTCGCGTCGACGATGGTCGACGCGACGCCCGTCGAGGACGGGCCGTCGCCGAGGTAGACGGCGACGCTGTCGCCCAGCATCCCCTCGGCGTCCTCCGGCGTGACGGCCGCGGACCGGCCGGTGAGGTTGGCGCTGGACACCGCGAGGGGTCCGGTCTCCTCCAGCAACTCGAGGGCGATCCGGTGCGCCGGCATGCGCACGGCGACCGTTCCCTGGGTGTCGCCGAGGTCCCACGACAGCGAGGGCTGCGAGGGGAGCACGATGGTGAGGCCGCCGGGCCAGAACGCCTCGACGAGGCGCTCGACCGGCTCGGGCACCTCGGCGACGAGGGCGCGCAGCGTCGCGATCCCCGCGACGAGCACCGGCGGCGGCATCTGGCGGGTGCGGCCCTTGGCGTCGAGGAGTCGCTGGACCGCGTTCGCGCTGAACGCGTCGGCGGCGACGCCGTAGACGGTGTCGGTGGGGAGGACGACCAGCTCGCCGCGGCCGATGGCCTGGCGCGCCTGACGCATGCCGGAGAGCAGCTGCGCCTCATCGCGGCAATCGAAGATGGGGGACATGTCGCGCACAGTCTAGTTGCGCGCTCTTGGACGGACGCTCCGAACGGCGGTCAGGGACGCAGCGCGGTGGTGGCGCGGTCGCGCATCGTGAGATCCGGGTGGGTGGATGCCGCACGCCAGCCGTCGGCGGCCAGGATCGCGCGGATCGCCTCCCCCTGCCACTCGCCGTGCTCGATGACGATCGTGCCGCCCGGATGGGCCAGTCGCAGCCCGACGCCGCTCAGGACGCGGACGACGTTGAGGCCGTCCTCTCCCCCGTACAGCGCGGCGGGAGGATCGAACAGTCGCACTTCGGGATCGCGCGGGATCGCGGCATCCGGAACGTACGGCGGGTTGGAGGCGACGACCGACACGGTGCCGTCGAGCTCGGGGAAGGCGTGCTCGAGGTCGATGAACGCGAGCCGGGCGTTGTCGGCGCCGATCCGCGCGAAGTTCTCCTTCGTCCACACGAACGCGTCGACGGAGTTCTCCGCGGCGAACACCCGAGCGTGCGGAACCTCGGTCGCCATCGCCAGCGCGATCGCGCCGCTTCCGGTGCCGAGGTCCACAGCGATCGGGGACGGGGATGCCGCGGCCGCGAGCGCATCGATCGCCAGCTGCGCGACCATCTCGGTCTCGGGCCTGGGCACGAACACCCCCGGTCCGACGCGAAGCTCGAGGTGGCGGAACGGGGCGGAGCCGGTGATGTGCTGCAGCGGCTCGCGCGTCGCACGACGTGCGACCAGCGCATCGAGACGGGCCGCGGATGCCGGGTCGACGGCGTCGCCGCGCACCGCGGCCGCCTGCACTCCCCCGCGCCCGGTGCCGAGCACGAAGGCGGCCAGAAGCTCGGCGTCGACGTCGGGATCGGGCACGCCGGCCTCGGCGAGGCGCGCGACGGCATGCCGCAGGACGGCGGCGACGGTGGGGGGATGTTCGGGTGAAGCCATGGGCTCGTCCAGCCTAAGCCCGGCTTAGGTTACCGGCCCGTGGCGGGGCCCTCGTCATACAAGGACTCACGTCCATTTCGCCCCCCTAGGCTGGTGCCCACCCGCCAGACCTCCGCTGAAAGGCCCGAAATGACCGGCATCCACCCCGACATCACCTCCGCCTTCGGGAACACCCCGCTGGTGCGCCTCAACCGCATCGCGGAGGGCCTCGGCGGGAATGTGCTCGCGAAGCTCGAGTTCTACAACCCGGCCTCGAGCGTCAAGGACCGCCTCGGCATCGCCATCGTCGACGCGGCCGAGGCATCCGGCCAGCTCCAGCCCGGCGGCACGATCGTCGAGGCCACGAGCGGCAACACCGGCATCGCCCTCGCCATGGTCGGCGCGGCACGCGGCTACCGCGTCGTGCTGGCGATGCCCTCGTCGATGTCGATCGAGCGCCGGCTGCTGCTCAAGGGCTACGGCGCCGAACTGGTGCTCACCGATCCCGCCGGCGGGATGAAGGGCGCTGTGGCCAAGGCCGAGGAGCTCGTCGCCGAGATCCCCGGCGCCGTGCTCGCGAAGCAGTTCGAGAACGAGGCCAACCCGGCGATCCACCGCAAGACCACCGCCGAGGAGATCCTCCGCGACACCGACGGCGCCGTCGACTACTTCGTGGCCGGCATCGGCACCGGCGGCACCATCACCGGCGTCGGCCAGGTGCTCAAGGAGCGCGTCCCCGGCGCGAAGGTCGTCGCCGTCGAGCCGGCCGACTCGCCCCTCCTCACCAAGGGCACGCCCGGCCCTCACAAGATCCAGGGCATCGGCCCGAACTTCGTCCCCGCGATCCTCGACCAGGGTGTCATCGACGAGGTCTTCGACGTCGAGTTCTCCGACGCGATCGACACCGCCCGCGCCGTGGGCGTGAAGGACGGCATCCTCGTCGGAATCTCGTCGGGCGCCGCGATCTGGGCGGCGCTGCAGATCGCCGCGCGGCCCGAAGCCGAGGGCAAGAACATCGTCGTGATCATCCCCTCGTTCGGCGAGCGGTACCTCTCGACGGCGCTGTACGAGAACCTGCGAGAGGATTGAGCCAGACCGCTCCAGAAAGGCGACCCGTGCCAGGGATCCACTCCGACATCACGACCGCATTCGGCGAGACTCCGCTGGTGAGGCTCAACGCCCTCACCGACGGCCTCGGCGGTGAGGTGCTCGCCAAGCTCGAGTTCTACAACCCGGGCTCCAGCGTCAAGGACCGGCTGGGCTACGCCCTCGTGAACGCGGCGGAGGCATCGGGAGAGCTGAAGCCGGGCGGCACGATCGTCGAGTCGACGAGCGGCAACACCGGCATCGCCCTCGCCCTCATCGGCGCCGCACGCGGCTACAAGGTGATCCTCACGATGCCGGCGTCGATGTCGAAGGAGCGACGGACGCTCCTGAAGGCCTACGGCGCCGAACTCGTGCTCACCGATCCCTACAAGGGGATGACGGAGGCCGTCGACGCGGCGCAGCGGATCGTCGCCGAGACCCCGGGCGCCGTGCTCGCACGGCAGTTCGAGCACGAGGCCAACGCCGAG from Microbacterium sulfonylureivorans includes these protein-coding regions:
- a CDS encoding DUF4282 domain-containing protein; protein product: MTDPTPPVPPLPDQPAAEAARSAGTPAEASAPAYDPASDPDDTGVPTSLHDDAAAVGRGFFSALFDLSFRTFITRRLASVFYLVGLIVIAIGFIVYLVNGIVGGASLLWINAGAGITAIIATLILVPLISFIAIIGLRFIIEAVVALIAIAENTERTAQHTRR
- a CDS encoding YaaA family protein, with protein sequence MLILLPPSETKRPGGRRRPLDAASLALPSLTPQRDAVVDALVALSADEAEAARVLRLGETQLREIAVNAALREAPTMPAIDRYTGVLFDALDAASLPTVSRRWIGAHVRVHSAPFGPVGALDAIPAYRLGASASLPGLPSLKRLWADAVTAALAGEQPRFVLDLRSEAYVALGPVPEGVASVYVRVVSEGEGGAVRALNHFNKHAKGALVRRLAVERPRVSSRAGFLRWADAAGLRVRDGAAAGEIELFA
- a CDS encoding F0F1 ATP synthase subunit epsilon, yielding MPLKVSLVSADAEVWSGEASLVVAKTVEGEIGFMSGHEPVLAILAEGQVRITQTSGTKIIANAQDGFLSMEGDDLTIVAGNAALIS
- the atpD gene encoding F0F1 ATP synthase subunit beta, with amino-acid sequence MSLTAEKTETAVVGRVARVTGPVVDIEFPHDSIPDIYNALKTTIVIDGESNEITLEVAQHLGDDLVRAIALKPTDGVVRGQEVRDTGEQITVPVGDVTKGKVFNVIGEVLNAEPGEKIEVTERWPIHRKAPNFDQLESKTQMFETGIKVIDLLTPYVLGGKIGLFGGAGVGKTVLIQEMIQRVAQDHGGVSVFAGVGERTREGNDLIHEMEEAGVFDKTALVFGQMDEPPGTRLRVALSALTMAEYFRDVQKQDVLLFIDNIFRFTQAGSEVSTLLGRMPSAVGYQPNLADEMGVLQERITSTRGHSITSLQAIYVPADDYTDPAPATTFAHLDATTELSREIASKGLYPAVDPLTSTSRILDPRYIGDDHYRVATAVKQILQKNKELQEIIAILGVDELSEEDKIVVSRARRIQQFLSQNTYMAKKFTGVEGSTVPIKETIESFDAIVKGDFDHVAEQAFFNVGGIADVEENWARIQKENG
- a CDS encoding F0F1 ATP synthase subunit gamma codes for the protein MGAQLRVYKQKISTAQTTKKITKAMELIAASRIQKAMARVRASSPFARAVTRAVSAVSTHSNVEHPLTKEREVISRSAVVIFASDRGLAGAFNSQILREGLELAELLRQQGKEPVFYLIGRKAVGYFQFRRMAAAAEWTGDTDTPHFTTAEEIAATLLDAYDRSGEDGGVDEINLVYNRFVSMMTQTPETVRLLPLEVVEAEESATAQVYPLYEFEPDAETVLDALLPVYIQSRVFNALLQSSAAKHAATQKAMKSASDNADKLITDYTRLRNNARQAEITQQIAEIVGGADALASGK
- the atpA gene encoding F0F1 ATP synthase subunit alpha, whose protein sequence is MAELSISPDVIRDALKDFVAAYEPTGAAATEVGTVIDAADGIAHVEGLPGVMANELVTFEDGTLGLAQNLDEHEIGVVVLGEFSGVEAGQPVTRTGEVLSVQVGEGYLGRVVDPLGNPIDGLGEITGVEGRRALELQAPGVMQRKSVHEPLQTGIKAIDAMIPVGRGQRQLIIGDRQTGKTAIAIDTIINQKANWESGDVNKQVRCIYVAIGQKGSTIAAVKGALEDAGAMEYTTIVAAPASDPAGFKYLAPYTGSAIGQHWMYDGKHVLIIFDDLTKQAEAYRAVSLLLRRPPGREAYPGDVFYLHSRLLERCAKLSDELGAGSMTGLPIIETKANDVSAYIPTNVISITDGQIFLQSDLFNANQRPAVDVGISVSRVGGDAQVKSIKKVSGTLKLELAQYRSLEAFAMFASDLDAASRRQLARGARLTELLKQPQYSPYPVEEQVVSIWAGTNGKLDSIEVEDVLSFERELLDYLRRNTTVLDTLRETNVLDDDTVAELTKKTDDFILEFRAGKGQTISKPGHEEVAAAEADDVNQEKIVKGRR
- a CDS encoding F0F1 ATP synthase subunit delta, with amino-acid sequence MGSATTQALAATTKALDAASGVDLDVAGELFAAARAVGDSSQLSGALADSAAPVDARRQVVTAVFGPSFAPATVSLLTTAVEQRWSRASDLVDGIEELAVRAAAVAEPTADVEEELFRFSRTVAENSELELALGSRLGDASAKATLVHTLLDGRASAATALIAASLAQQPRERRIRQLLSRATRLVADQRGRTVATVFAAAPLSTAQVDRLATSLSQRYGKKVSLNTVVDPTVVGGLRVQIADDVIDASVSARLADLRQRLAG
- a CDS encoding F0F1 ATP synthase subunit B, which produces MLNALVAYAAEEGAEAHNPLIPAWYDIIWSSVCFIVILFIFWKVALPRMKKLLDERSAAIEGNIAKADEAQRKAEAALEEYTAQLADARKEAGEIRDAAREDGKKIVAEAKDSATAEAARLTATAHSQIEAERQTALVSLRSEVGTLALDLAGGVIGEALSDDKKAQAVVDRFLAELEASEAEKASK